Within the Miscanthus floridulus cultivar M001 chromosome 17, ASM1932011v1, whole genome shotgun sequence genome, the region CAGGCTATCATTGTGTTCTATCCAACATTGGCTCGGATGAATCTACTGAGCACCTATTCAACAACTGTCCATTAATTTGCGACGACTTGTTGGGATATTCTCAACCTACATAGTGCTGCACAATTAGACCCTTTTTCTACTCAAACAGAATTCAGACATCAGCTTAACCAAGTGTTCTTCATGAAAGTAATCATACTAATAATGTGTTAGAGTAGCATTTGGCTGTCTAGAAACAACAAATTTTCCAGAAACATGCCAACTTCTGCTTAAGATTGCAAGGCCATTTTCAGTCCagagtttgcatccctcttatgGCATGCAACTAAAAAATATTTCCCTCGGATTCAAGAATTGTTTACATACCTCCTCTAGCATCTATTATCTCTCTTGTtgtcttccttttttttttcgtTCCTTTCTTTGTATCCTGAAGTGTTTTCCTTTCATACTAGCTTTTATTTATGTCGTTTAAAATATATCCAGTAAGGGCTACGACCCTtcccgtttcaaaaaaaaaaaaaaaaaatcaatgcacTCATCGGATTTAGAAAGATCTATGCTGAATTTTAGAAATGGGAAGATCAAATTATTGCGGATAATAAGATCTTGAATTTGAACCTTTCTGCGTGGTACAGGAAACATTGAGTTGTTGCCGTTGTCTTGGATGAATCAAGCGGCGATAGCCAGGAGGCAGCGTTTTACACTTCTTCGATGATGAGAGAAGAAAAAGTAGATGACTCTGTGGGCCGGTGGGCTCCAATGTACCAAGTCGAAGCAGTGCACTGCATGCGCGTGCTTGGCGCGAATGAAGCCCTTGGAAAtctaggaattgggttttgtgaTTCGGAGTCCGTCAAGTCGTCACGACCGCCGATAGTTGGAGTTCCTCAGATTTTGTGACCCTCTTCCCTCCCAGTCACCGCGAGCAAATtgaccagtcacttgtgctacaTTGGCTGTCGCTCATGGAGCCACTGATGCTGCTGCCACTCACCGTCCTCCTGTCATACCTTGGCCACGGCACTGGCGCCGGCGCAACGCCTCCGCGGTTTGACTCCATCTTTAGCTTCGGCAACTCGTACGCGGACACTGGGAACTTCGTCCTCCAGTGCGCCGGCCTCCCCTCCGTCCCCTTCAACCAGTCTCCCTACGGCGAGACCTTCTTCCGTCGCCCCACCGGCCGCCCCTCCGATGGCCGCCTGATCATCGACTTCATTGGTACATACACCACCACTCCTTCTGTCCTCCATCTTATAAGTGTACATATGCGATTGATCTGCACGCGCATGCAGCGGAGGCGCTACAAGTCCCTCTCCTCCCACCGTTCCTGTCGTCGAGGCAGCCCCACCAGGACTTGGACTTCAGCCGCGGTGCGAACTTCGCCATCGTCGGCGGCACGGCGCTGGACGTGGGGTTCTTCCTCCGGCGCAGCGCCGCCAGCGTGCCGCCGTTCCGGAGCTCCCTGCGCGTGCAGATCGGGTGGTTCCGCAGGCTGAAGCGGTCGCTCTGCAACACCACTactgcggccgcggccgcggggtGCAAGGACCGCCTGATGGCGAGGTCGCTGTTCGTCGTGGGCGAGCTGGGCAGCAACGACTACGGCTACATCCTCGCCGGCGGCAAGAGCCTCCCGGAGGCCAAGTCCTTCGTCCCGGAGGTCGTCAAAGCCATCTGCAGAGGCATCGAGGTATCTATTTTTTCGTTTGCGATCGATCCAGTTCCCCAATTGTACGTCACTCGTCACACGGTGAACTCTCTGCGCGGGCGTGCTCGCAGAGGCTGGTGGAAGAGGGAGCGAGACACATGGTGGTGTCGGGGACGCTGCCGGCGGGGTGCATGCCGATGGCGCTGACCAAGTACGGGTACGGCGCGggagggaaggggaaggggaacgcGACGACGGAGTACGATCGGCGGACGGGGTGCCTGCGGCGGCTCAACGGCCTGGCGCAGTACCACAACTGGATGCTGCGGGAGGCCGTCGGGCGCATGCGCCGGAAGTACCCGACCACCAAGCTCGTCTACGCCGACTTCTACCGGCCGGTGGCGCGGCTCCTCCGGCGGCCCGCCAAGTTCggtgagtccttcaatttcctCGGTTGCTGTCACATTTCGCTACTGTAGAAAACTAGAAATGTACAGCATATTTGGttgactggttcgtatcgttgctggttcatgaagaaatACCGCTGACTGATTtgtgtaagaaaaaaatattattccgactaaaaatttacgatcgtttacgacatgGCACGGCCAAACGAAGGCCGGTAGTCGTTGACAACTAGAGGCCTACGCTACAGCAATGCATGTGATCTCTGAACATAAGTCACCATAAAGGCAAATGTCTCCCGCCATGCTTCACAGTTCATCTATACGCGCGTAGATAAGATAATTGTATAGATTAAGTAGCCAAGTCAAACGTGTCGGTGATATCTAAAGCAATGAGACCATCAACATTTAACAGCACTTATTGTGCTTCCAAGAGTTTTGAAGTCTTCGAAAATTTTGGAATCTTGAAGTACGCCAATCCATGCATTGAGCACCAACAGCACAATCAGCAAATGCAAGAAGCATGTGGTAACAGTATGATATTCGATCGGCACAACCAGATTCTTCAAGCTTTTTGATCGAGGTGGTCCATGCAAGCAGTAGTGttttcttttccttcattttctaAGTACAAATTATTATTTCCCATTCAAATCATAGGTCGTTTTGACTTTGGTAAGTACATAATTTTTAATATACATCTAGATACACGCAtgtctagaaaagctaaaactatTTACAATTTAGAAGGAATGGAGTAGTCAATATGTAAGATAAAGTTCTAAGAAGTATATATACTACATAAATGATTTTTAGAGTATTTTTTCAGTGGTGGCTACGTAAAAAACCATCTCTAAAAACGATTACAGAGATGACCAcctctaaaaatcaatttttagacATAGTTGGTGTTTCCAATTACCCCTAGAAATGTCATATATTTTTGCCTCTAAAGAGATGGCTAGAAGCATCAATTGCCTCTAGAAATCGATTTGAGGTGGACCGTTATGACCCGTCCGACTCTAAAAATAGACGCAATACCAAAAGAAATTATAATATTTTCAAATGAAGTTGTACgagacgaactttatatcaaaatgtAGACCTtgaagagatctacaactttgtagtcaaCAACTTTTCTATTTAAAATTGTTTATGGTCCTAGAAATATGTTTCAAGTTCTCAGATTTTGAAGTCATTTTTTATTGTTTCAATTCAAGCAAGCACGATGGAGTGACGCACACTAGCAAGGTTGTAGGACTCAACGAGATCTTAAATATTATAGctcaaacttgtttaatttaaatttgtttatagCCCCAAATATTTAATACAAGATTCGTGAAGTTTAATAAAAAAGGATAGCATAATACTTCTCACAAGTGATTTTATGGCACAGTGGTAGAGAAGGCTTGCCCAGGGCAAGGAATCTTGAGTTAGGGAATCTCAGAAATAGCATGCTGGCCGATTTTCATTTTCtgaaaaataatttttagagATGGGCCAAAGGCCAATCGACTGgctctaaaaattgattttctAGCCGCCTCTAGATAGTGTTCATTTCTAGAGACACTTGGGTAGAAGCGGTTGAAACTCCCACTTCTAGAAATCAGTTTCCAACCGTGAGTGAAAATGGATTATGTGGTCTGTATTAAACTTTAGATCATTTTTGCTATATTAAACTTGAGATTTAAGGACTTGATTGCACAACTTTTGCTCAGAGGCTTAGGCTGCCAACTAGTTTGTAGACTAGGCTAAAGTGGTTTAGATATTTATATTCATCCTAAGCTATCATCAAAATAATCGAAAAAAGCTATCATCAAAATGATCTATGGATTGATTTTGTTGACACTACCCAAGGAATAAACTATTAGTGTTGATTAATGATTATCATTACATCTCAATTTTATTATTGATAAATAGTCCTTGTTAGTTTCTAATGCATTGCATACTGGTTCAGGGTATAGGAGGCTATATATAGGGAATAGGGTAGGATGGACAAGTCCTTTAGTAAAGATGCATCTAAAGATGAAAACTTTCTAACCCTTTCAATGCAATTTTTTTCCTTGACGTAATTTACTCACAAAATTTTTCCATATGTTGCTTGATCATTTTAAATTAATATTGTCATTTGCATTCCTTATTATATCTTTTATATCATTTATTAGTTTACCGCCACTAAGATTTTTTTGCCATTGGTTATTCAGCCCTCCTATTGACCTGTTTCTGTCTCCGCCACTGGTTCTAGCGTCACTAAAAAAATTCTGGAGTTTGATGGTATACAACCCTGTCATCTGTCTGATAATAGTAAGAGTACCTGTATGTGAAGACCCTAGCAATATTCCCAGGAAAAAAGTCATATATGTGTGCAAACTTGTGAGGGGTCAATGGTCCTACTCCCTAGGAGTTGTTTAAATTGCTGTTGTGAGGGGTCATGCGACTGATGCACATTTGCCTTGCTTGTCTACATACTGACACAATCTCGCATTGTGATCTTGCATAAGTACAACATGGCTGCCAATTGCCATTGTACTGACTTTGGTTTTGATTTAATTTGCAGGGTTCACCGAGGAGCCTATCCGGGCGTGCTGCGGCGGAGGCGGGCCATACAACTACAACCCTGGGGCAGCCTGTGGCTCACCTGGCTCCACCGTTTGCCGTCAGCCGTCTGCGCATGTGCACTGGGACGGCATTCACTTGACCGAGGCCGCCTACAAGTACATCGCCAACGGTTGGCTGAATGGGCTTTACGCCTATCCCTCCATCCTGGACTTGCTGCAATAGGTTAATGCAAAACTTGTTTCACTCGTTAACAGTTTCAGAGTAGTCGTGCACGGTTTTTTTGGTTACCAAAACATAGGCAAATCTTGTTTCACACGTTAAAAGTTTCAGAGAGTTGGCTGCTGACTAAAGTTTACGAGTGATGATTAGACCTGTCATTTGCAAAAAGCATTATCCAATTCTCAACAGAACACAATTCCCAAGCATGATAACCATTCAGTATAGAAGATGAAGCAGGTTCTGTAATTAAGACTGAATGGGCCGTTCCGGTTCTCATGAATTCATGGATACAGGACACAACGTGATTTTTTAAGGAAGTCGGCAGGGAAGTCCCCTACCTAATTTCTTTTCCATAAAGGAGATTGAATGAATATTTACAAATTACGAGACCTTACGCCCAACAAAAAGAAGAGGAGGAAAACATCCTATGTGAAATTCTCTTTCCAAGAGACCACTCCAGAGTAAGATCCCTTACCACCTAGGGCGCCGTTAAGGCGTGTTGTATTAAACTTTTCCTCTATCTTAATTCAAAGACACGCAAACCTTTTGCatgatcgagaaaaaaaaagagtaaGATCCCTTTCACTTTAGGCTTGGCCTTGATGATAACCAGCGCAAGCTCCTCTCTGAAATGATGTTTCCAAACTTGAAGTAAGAGTGATCATTGTCGAAAATAATGCTATTTTGGAGCTTCCAAATAGTACAGCAGGTAGTTATAATCAATTCTCTGAAGATACAGCTTCCAAAGCTATTTCTGTCTTCAATGATCATATCAagtgattggagagttaagttccAGATAATGTGGAGGAAGGCCCGGAGCAACTGACTCAATATTCAAAGAACAGGTGGAGTAAGATCTCTTCACATCTGGAGCTGCACAAAACTCAATTATGGTCACCCAAGTGTTTATTTTTCTTCTGAGCAAGTTCCTGGTATTTGATCTCTCTCTGATGAGAAGCCAGAAGAGCTTATGGTTGCCAAAAACACAGGAGTTCCAAAGCCACTTGAAGAGAGGTGATGATAGCAAAAAGCCTATTAGCTGTGTGTATGCTTTCTTGGAACTGAAAGTGCCAGAACCACAAATGTATTCccactttttttttgaaagggtaTTCCCACTTATATCTACTAAGGAGGGATCCACTTCCCAGTCGTGAAATAGGGCTTGAACCTCAGCTAGCTGTTCAGAGGCTAGAGGAGAGAGGCAAGAAACAGTTTGGGTTTCTGGCAAAGGAGAACAACCGAGGAAAACTTGTTTGCAGGGGACTAGAGTTCCAAATATCTTTCCAAAATAACAAGGAGTTAATCTTGTCTACTGAGCAACAGGCCCAGAAGCCTGCGGAAATAATCTTGTCTACTGAGCAACAGGCCCAGAAGCCTGCGGAAATCAGAGGTTTAAGATGGCCTTCCACTAGAAAGAGCCAGCTGGGCTCCTGGAATGGGGTGGAGTAGTGTTGGCTCTCATCAACATGCCGTTATACTCATCAACGTGACAATCAACATGGAGCTCAAAGTGAAGCCAATTCTTCTTTCTCCCCTTTATACTCTTCGAGTAAACGATACAATACAAACATTATCCATCGCTTCTTGCACTTTGCAGCTCATAGCAACCAGACAACAGTTACTGCAACCGACTACCACACACGCCCATCTTTTTTTTTCCCCTTTTCCTTTTCTGGAAGGAACGCGTTCTTCTTGAAGTTTTTACAAACTAATAGTACTATACACCCTTCAACTACCACACACCACTGTACATGTGTGAAGGAACACAAAAATGTATTGTCAAGCATCACATCCAAGAATGAAAAATCCATCAATTGGTTATGTATCGAAACTGAGATTTCCTGCTTCCCACACTGCGCATCTCAGCATTCC harbors:
- the LOC136516211 gene encoding GDSL esterase/lipase At5g45910-like, which translates into the protein MEPLMLLPLTVLLSYLGHGTGAGATPPRFDSIFSFGNSYADTGNFVLQCAGLPSVPFNQSPYGETFFRRPTGRPSDGRLIIDFIAEALQVPLLPPFLSSRQPHQDLDFSRGANFAIVGGTALDVGFFLRRSAASVPPFRSSLRVQIGWFRRLKRSLCNTTTAAAAAGCKDRLMARSLFVVGELGSNDYGYILAGGKSLPEAKSFVPEVVKAICRGIERLVEEGARHMVVSGTLPAGCMPMALTKYGYGAGGKGKGNATTEYDRRTGCLRRLNGLAQYHNWMLREAVGRMRRKYPTTKLVYADFYRPVARLLRRPAKFGFTEEPIRACCGGGGPYNYNPGAACGSPGSTVCRQPSAHVHWDGIHLTEAAYKYIANGWLNGLYAYPSILDLLQ